AGGTCCTATGGGATgaggtgaggggcctctgtggatcatcccacagatacttgatcagtttgggatctagtaaatttggagaccaggtcaacaccttgtgctgagTTGCTCCTAAATTGATTCTGTTaactacaacattaaaaaaaaaaatcttagtttcagttttacttgTCTTTTGAACTGTTGTTACTAAGGGCAAGGATGTGATCAGAGAGATAGCGggtgtttaattttctttcttcttaatCTTCTGACAGTTTAATGAGCCAGGCGACTGACGAGAAGTGGTGTAGTTTCGTGGGGTCACTCTAGTTCAGCTTTGGTTTAGTGGGTTAATTACTTTCTGTGTCAGTGACGGCATCGCAGGAACCCTTAATGATCAATCCCCCTGAGTTCTCCTCTGAAATATGAATTTGGAAAAATGGGTTGCGAGTGTGcggctgtgactgtgtgtgcgtgctggcCTGAATACAACGAGCCACCAAGAAGCTCCATCAAACACCTGAGTGTCGCAGCTTTTGTTTGACCCACTTTCTGTGGGTCACCAATTGTGTAGCCGCTCGTCATCACTCATTGTTTATGACGCTCCGTTTTTTATTCTACTGAGGAGGATAGTGGAGAAATAAATCAAAGGGTGCAGCCTGTACTTTAGTTTATTGTTTGTAGCCATGCTTGCAGTGTAAGTGTGAAATATTTCTACAGCTATTAGATGAACTGACACAAAGGTTTTTTTCATACACAGTCACGGTCCCTAGAGCATTCATCATAATAACTTGCATGGCTTCCAGGGATTATTTTCTAGGTGATTGCATGAaccaaagacaaagacataaaGTCACTTCTAGAGTCTGctcataattattttatatgtcCGTATGTCATCTTGATCTCTTTTTTACAGGGGTGTCCTATGACTCCTGACAGAGAAGAGGAGCCTTCACTGGCATAActacctctcctctcctctcctctcctctcctctctccatccactTTCCCATTTTCACCCCCTATAACCTGTtgagtatttgtttttccaccttCTCTCCCTGTACCCATCCACCCATCACCATGACAACCTCAGCCCTGCGCCGGCAGGTGAAGAATATTGTGCACAACTATTCAGAAGCCGAGATCAAGGTATTGTCAATAAATTCTCTTCAAGTGTTGTTAACGCTGACCTGGAGTCACACCAGGTCAAAGCAAGCAATAGTCAATGCTGTTAATccttttataatattaataaaaaaaatacatgaatgaaaTGTAAACGGACACGTGGGTTTGTCTGCCGGTGGTGTGTAGGTCCGCGAGGCCACCTCCAACGATCCATGGGGCCCGTCCTCGTCTCTCATGTCAGAGATCGCCGACCTGACCTTCAACGTGGTGGCGTTTGCCGAGGTCATGGGCATGGTGTGGAAACGGCTCAACGACAGCGGCAAGAACTGGAGGCACGTCTACAAGGTGACACAAGCTCATTCCTTATGTGTGCTTTCCCTCCGCTCTGCTGGCGGAGGTCGAAGTGGCAGCTGCGATGTGTTGAAGCGAGACGTGACGCAGTGCTAATGGCTTTGACTGCAGGCGCTGACTCTGTTGGATTACCTGCTGAAGACAGGGTCGGAGAGAGTAGGCCAGCAGTGCCGTGAAAACGCGTTCACAATTCAGGTAATGCACAAGAGAGCCTCAGCAATCTGAAGCCCACAGCAGCAGAGGGTCGTCATTAGGTGTTACATtacacacaggagaaaaaataCCCAAATTAGCCCAAAgctttaaaaatcacatttcaaacactgaataaaaaagaaacctctttttttttttttacttaaaatgatttgtttttatggaaGCCCTTCGACATTGTCCAGGTAAAACCATTATTTGGATGGctgaaaaaaatcaatctgACGAACACGCTTTCGTATGTGCTCTGGATTTCTGTTGGAACATCAGATTATGGAGGCTTCCCCGCACCTTCTTCGCCACAGTTTTACATTCTCTAAGAGACAAAGTGTGCGTTTCTTCCGTGTGTGGGTCAGACACTGCGTGACTTCCAGTACGTGGACCGCGATGGCAGAGACCAGGGGGCGAACGTGCGGGAGAAAGCCCGCCAGCTGGTGTGCCTCCTCCGGGACGAGGAGCGGCTCCGGCAGGAGAGGAGTCAGGCCCTGAAGACCAAGGAGCGGATGGCTGGGGGAGGCAGCGGAGGAGGCGGGGGCGTGTACGGAGGCATACCCCCGTCTTATCACCCAGGCAGACGCACTAGTCAGCCCAGCATGGCTGTGCTGTACGGAGAGGAGTTCAGCCGCTCCAGAGGCTCTCCGTCCTCCTTCAACTGTGAGTATTAAACTCATTCAGCTACACTGTATGTTGGCAATTTGTGAATAAAAGGAACAAGAGTTAAAGACACATTCTTATACAGGCTTATTGCCACCTCCCTAATGAAATGCTTTTTGTGCTGTAGACCAGCATTTTGGACAGTCCACCACATAGATTACCAATACTGCAGCGTAGGcctgaaaatattcaaatcacACCCACACTCCCTGCGCTCCACGTCTCTGTGCATCTGCTCGTGCATCCTAACCTCGAAAGGACGGCTACTTCTCACGCTCTCTTAAGCCTCCCTGCATAAACCTCGCTCTCCTGCTCCCTTGGCAGCCTCGTCCTCGTCCCCTCGCGCCGCCTCAGACCTGGAGCAGGCGCGACCTCAGACCAgtggggaggaggagctgcaaCTGCAGCTCGCCCTAGCCATGAGCAGGGAGGAGAGTCAGAAggtacaacaacacacacacacacacacacacgtagtaTAATAATGAGTAATTTCCTTGAGCTCCTCCTGGGTGGTAGCAAACAAACAGTTCcagtaatgaaaatgaaaatgttacaAACGCTTTGAACATTCGCCCACCTTCATTTAGCTAGCCCTTCTTTCCCCTGTTACCATAGAGATGGACGAAGACACACAGCTACGAATTGATTACCATGAGTAggtatacacacagacacacacacacacagacctacACCGGTGTCAACCTTTATTAACCTTTTATCAacctctgtgtgtctttttgtgtgtttgatgatTCGGCTCATAGAAAAGGCTTCTTTCCGATGTGGACTAATGACTCTTCCAAACCCTCTCCTTCCTTTGGTGCCTCTTTAGGCGCCTTTCTCCTTGTCAGCACCTCTGCAGAGCagatttttctcttctcatgtATCTTCCTTTAAAAGAGCACCAGCATTAATGTTCCCTCTTTTCTCACACTAGTTATATCaaaacatatacatacaatTTTGGAAAACCTCCTCTTTGCTCCGCTCTCattcagctgctgcttttcataTATTAACATTCAAAAAGCTGCCGCATCCGTTTTTTTCCggaacaaaccaaagaaaagtGTGTTTCGCCAATGCATGCgagtatgtctgtgtgtgtccgtgctcATTGCACGTGCTCaatgttgatgatgtcacaatCCCGCCCCCTGCAGGAGCAGCGCTGTCGCCAAGGAGACGAGTCACTGTTACAGAAGGCCCTGGATGAGAGCCGGAGAGAGAGCCAGTCAGGGCCATGCGAGGTTAGTTTAAAAACCTGTGCGTATCTGCtggggggagtgtgtgtgtgtttgcatggaaAGGTGGGTGGGCGCGTTTGTAGGCGGCTGCTGGCAGGCTTTTACAGAATGAAGCTGAGTATACAGtgtgagagagggggagagaatgAGACGAAAACACATAGATCAGCATAATGAGGCAGGCTTCACAGGGAAATAGTAGAGAGCTTAGAGGGGAGGAATAGGTGCCTGATGAATGATAACCACTCTGCCTCCTCTAACCTTGAGCTCAGCGTGATATTTTCCTGAAAACATGCTCCTTATCTTGTAGCACATTAGCTCCCTCATTCATTGGCCCGTCAACACACCAGTCACAATCACCAGCTGTTACGCAAAGATCCCAGCTGCTTGTGATTGGCTTCATTATACTCATTGTTATTGTTGAAAGGCAGGTCCATCCACACACCTCTATGGAAAGtataaggaaaataaaaaagggaaagtgAAAAAATATATCATAGATCATCATGACTTCATCAGaaaagtaacattttatttttgtccagcCTAGTGCAACTTACCATGGCTTCAGTAAGTTCTTGAAAACtgacataaagaaataaatgacacaaaagaaGGGACTCAGCATTCTACTGTAACTATAGGAACATGCATCTAATGGTATTAGAAGTTTAACTGTGGGACATAAGGTGTTTTCTACCTCATTGAAAAGTAAATTGTCAGTTTATTTGCACTTTGCACATGTGTGACGCAAACTTTTTAGTACAGTGCAACTCATATGAAGTGGCTCTGGACCCTATAATCGCCATAATCCACCGTGCACctccccacaaatttaactaCCCATCACAACGACGTAGACTGTAACAGCTGTGATTAGTTCACAGTGCGTGTTCTTGTTCACGTGGGGCCGGTCAccacagaaaactaaacaacattGATCGACATTTATTGACTTTATTAACAACTGCAGCATGGGCCATTCAGGTTCACTCACCATTGTGTGAAGTGCAGAGTgagtgaaactcaacacagccGGTCAGTCTCTGCCTAGTGTTTCAAATGTGTAATTACACCAGCACACAGCTGCAATTCTTCCGACGGCAGGTCCCCCTATACGCACTTAATGTACCCCAGTACTGTAAATTAAGCTTCATGATGTTACCAATCCAGCCCTGTTGTGTCAAACATCCAGGAGAATGTGGCGGACCAGTGGCACTGTAATGCGTCTGGTTCCCTCGTAGTTAGAGAATCAGCTTTGGAACTGAAGGGTCACTTGTCCAGGACCAGGCACCTTTGATCACATTGCTCGCAGATTATTATACAAGTGGCAGCCCACTGCACCAAGTGTACACAATACTGTTTGAACCAATGGATGGAGAAAAGGAATCTGCCCATGGGGGATCAATGAGGGAACAATAAGAATGATTACATGGTTACATTATAGACTAGTGGGTCTTTAAATAGTAACTCATTTACCACAAATTATGCAGGCTTATAAGCAACCATTTGAACTGTCTTAGTTGATGTATTTTGGTGACATGGATTCAGAGAACTGACCAAAGGTTAGAATAGGTCCTTAAAAGTGATCCGAGGAAGAACCAGACTCTCCTACCAGGATAACACTGTTAAATTACTGTAATCATTGTAATGATCATGATGCTGCTGCTTAAATCACTTGATTATATAATATAAACGCACTCTTTTTTAATAGTATTACTTTCCTAAATGTATCTTATAGTCTGAGTACAGTGAGCATCACATCTTTATATGAGAACATTGAAAAGAATCCATACATACGTAATAACCTCACATgatagtgtaaaaaaaaaaaggatccttgtgtgtgtttttacaaagATCGCATACATGCAGGATTATATagcaacattaaataaaactcttGTGAGGAGTCTGCATTCCTGTCTCCTCTGCTGTAAGATGCTGCAGGTGCTTCAGCATAATCTCTGAACAGTGGCGTCCAGATGCCGCTTGAAAATCTGATTGTGAATTGCCTCAAGCGCTGCTCACAACATTACGTAATGTAATCTCTCAGTGCCAGTACACGCACCATACAGAACAGAAGGCACAAGATGCACAGCACTGAACAATCTCTATGTGGAAATAGCTCCTGACAGAGTCTTACAGATGTGTGTTTCAGTAGATGGGTGGAAACTGGTTTTACTTTTTAGCAGTTAAGTCAAGTCTGCTTTTGACTCTTTGACCCTGAACATCTGGTGGATATTCTTCACTTAATCTTTCAGTGTGctttttttagacatttacacCACGCAACCAACATAGCTACTTCATTCAGCTACAGTGTACCAGGGTAAACAGTATTTATCTCGTGCATTGTAAGGAAACTGTGACAGTTTTCTTGCTCTCTGAAGATCTAAACATTTTTGGATGCTTTTTGTCTAGCTTTCTTATTGAGTCGCGCAAACCtggaaccttttttttctcctctttgtaGTCGGCCATGTTGGACCTGGTGGACATTTTTGGATCCTCGTCCGAGCCGCcggctccccctggtgacccTTGGAACTCTGCTCAGCCCAACTCAAACACCACCTCCGACCCCTGGGACTCTGTAGGTGGGTGACTCGTTACTCACTCGTCCACAGGCCAGCGCGATGCCAGAACTGCGGCTGCTGGGTCCTGCATCACACTCACTCGACAAtccgtgtctgtgtgtcacaGCAGTCCAGTCCAGCACTCCTGTGATTGGTAGCCCTTGGGcggcccctccctcctcctccagcaagTCCAACCCTTGGGCTCCATGTGCAAACTCACCCACGGACCCCTGGGAGGCTGCACCTGCGTCCTCGAGTCCTGTCAATCAAGAGTGGGACAGCCCAACAGATGGAGGTGCACTGACTTCTAGAAACTCAAGTACTCATCAGAATGAATAGTTATAGGAACGCActgtccttttttctgttttcattgttttattactCTTCTACACAGATCATGATGGAACACATCCATTCACTgcacaggaagaggagaagccTAAACAGGAGGCTCCCCAAGTGTCCTCCCCTCAACCTGCCAGTCCCACAGGTAGACATGTACAAGACAGCCTGTTCCGTGGCTGTTCCTGTAGCTGTATGTACAGAGGCAATAAGAAAAGCAGTGTCAGTGTGTTGCTATGGTCGTTTGTATGAGTTCCAGTGGTTCTTAAAACTGTGTTCCACACCAGCAGACTAAAGCTGTTTTAACACTCTCCCGTTGATCTTTTCAGTTGCTATCCATGCGGCAGATAACCTCATATCGCATCATTTTTTCCTcggtctatttttttttttcctgtccgtTGCAGATTCCGAGTTGTTTGGGCCAAGGTCAGAGTCTGATCCGTTTTCAGACTCTAGGCCAGATCCATTTGGAACAGATCCAGCCGTGAAACCCCAGGTAAACGGAAGAGAGTCGGCCAGCCCGGAGATGTTTGACCTAGCTCGACTAGGCCCCCCCCTCAGCGCCCCGCCCGCACGTTTGTGTCGAACTCCAGAGGCTTTCCTTGGACCTACGGGGGCCTCTCTGGTCAACTTGGACGCTCTGATTCCCCCCACGCCCCCGAGCAAGACGCACAATAACCCCTTCCTCTCAGGTGACCAGCTGCTGCTGACGTTTCACTTACATTTACAGATATTACTGGAATACACTTAAGTTTTCAAATATTCAATTTGTGTCTCCACAGGTCTGAGTGCACCATCTCCCACCAATCCCTTCCACTGCGACCAGCCTCGCCTCACCCTCAACCAAATGCGACCGTCCTCCACTTCCCCGCTGCCCCCTCACATGCTGTCCTACAGTCCATCGCTGCCCCTGCCTCTGCTCCACCGGCCGCccgtcctcccctcctccttcacgcAGCCTCCTGCTGGACTCCTGGACCTTCCGTCGAACCTCCCACAGcccctgctccctctctctcctcggCCGGCGCCacgcacacagtcacagacacagacacacagccacAACCCGTTCCTCTGAGACTCCTGCTCCTTCTCAAGCTCTGGTCTCAAGAGGGAGACGGCAGAATGGACTCTTTTGGGATCTATGCTAACTACAATAAGCCTAGTTTAAACGAGCCTGTACCGGATCCTGGTCTGATGTCATTGTGCTCACTTGAGGTGGATGAAACTTGGAcaggatgtgtttgtgtccgtCTAAAGACACACCAGCTGCTATATAACCTGAACTCTTGAAGAAAAGCTCTCTCATGCACACACTTAGAGTATACACAAAGAAACACGCGCTCAGGTGCACTTCAGGTGCATGAACAGACATGTACCCCACACCAAAATAACAGGGAACATCTCAGCAGTCCCTTCAATGCCTTTCCCATCAGCAGCGACAGCTCCCAGCAGCCTTTGAGAGGCAGAACTACTCTGTAGACGACTCAGACGAAGCCACACACATTGATTGTCCACCAAGAGTCACCAGGATCCTTACCGCTGCTGCTTCACCGACACAAGCATGAATGCCTCCCACCCTCAAGACTCCAAACTATTCTATACCGCCGAGCACCTGGGATGAGTTTGTCAAATAAATCCAGTTTCATGAGCTCCCTCCGTCACTGGAGAAGCTCCAAATGTGAGTTCTTTTGAGGTTTATCAAAGCATCGCAGAGAGCACTGTTCAGAAACTAGTCAGCTCCTTCTTACATGGTATATATTTTGCATTTCCCTGGAAGCACTCTGACTTAGCTAGATTTTCAAGGCAAGTGACCCCACCAGGATCCAAGTGGATTCAAAACTGGACTAAACTAGTCTAACCTACTACTACCTAACTGCTTCAATCTGGACCTAACCTGATCACTGATTGTATCCCCATCGGACCCCCGTGCCTGTCTCTAATGCTTACCCACAATGCATTCCCAGCTAGTTCAGTTTGGCACCATTTAGGAGGACCTCAGGGAGACCACTCTGTCCCTTCTCCAATGAGATTCAACCGTATTTCTGTAAAGGCGTACGTCAACAGAACAAAATGACAGGGAGATCTGTGACTTTATTTCTGACTGAGGTGTGGGCATAtgagaaaagaggaaaggaatAAAAGATAGATAAGtagaaataagaataaacaaataaatgaccCTCCCTGACTTACGTGTTAGGTAAAAGACAATCTGAGATGAATTAGTAGATGAGATGGTCGTCAGTGCACTGGCCCTGGACTTGAATGTGAAATGCCTGCCTATAGATACACACAGGCTTAGTACATATGTATTTAGTAGAATGATACTGCTGTATTTAAGTATTATACCAATAAATGGATGGTGTTTGCATTATGATTGCTAATGTGTTCATTGACTGATGAGTTTATTCATTTGTGGAACTGCTGAACGTGACACGGAACAGTCGTGTAATTATGCTCACCTCTGTTCACCATTATTTTTGGCAGACATTGCTAGGAGGTGCAGGGTTTGAAATGTTCcccccaaacaacaacaacaacaacaagccagGTAGATTTCCTTTCCCTCTAACCCTGTCACCTGACCTGAATGCCCTCTTCTAATTCACCACTGACGCCTTTGGACACCTTGTTGTTGGAGCTCAAGACAACCAGTTACCAAATTTATGTCTGTGCTTaaaggaaatgtgaaaataatataataactgaCATAGATTCGCACAATAGGAAGCAGCACTAACAGTGATGATATCTTGTTTGTTAAGTTTGCCAGGAACTTATAAACATGATGTTGTATCTTATAGGCACAAAATTGTCATTGTGCTTCTTCCGCAGAATCATCATTTCAAATGCAGTAGCATGAAGGTTGTGGACTGTGTGCTCCTGCAGCAGAGATGCCTGCAGAAAGATGTTCTGTTGTAAGCCTACAGAAtaacaccgatcaagcataacataatgaccaccttcctaatattgtgtaggtctcccttgtgcctccaaaacagttgtgcctcatcagagaatggacatgggtctatTCGGatggtgtcctgttgtgtctggcaacaggatgttgttagtgggggtccctatgggttgaggagcctctgtggatcatcccacagattcttgatcagttttgaatctagtgaatttggaggccaggtcaacacattgtgctgttccccatgttttttgtttgtttgtttttagttgttcctacagtgtttgtgtctgtgtcaggctgcatcttgctggggatggctgctgcgcGGTGgaggtacctggtctggtctagatgggagGTATGTGTCTAAATaacgtccacacaaatgccaggtccagaagtttcccaacagaacactgaattgtcaaagggtcaaagttatttagtcctcctgttagtggtcataatgttatggctcgTGCTGGGTCCATTACATTTTCATCCCTCTAAATCTAACCTCAATTAAAAGTAACTGCTGTATTGTAAATCGGTGcatgcctcttttttttatcaaacatttctttttctttgtgtggcGATATGGATAAAGAAAAACCTTTGCGTTTCCTTTCTGCATTGtcccatttctttctctttcaccactagatggtaGCATTGACATGGTATAAGATACCCTGCAGGTCATCTACGTATTCTGCTAGCGAAAGCATCCGATTtgggatgaaaataaaaataaaaaaagatataattttttgtcttttagacTAGAAAACTAGCACAGAGCCCGCTGTCCACAAAACAGTACAACCATGCCACAGTAATCACTGCGTTGATTGCTGCGCTGTATCACTTAATCTCCAGCCACATACAGGCTTTTAATCCTGCCAAACAGTAATGATGAGTAATCAGTCTTTTTTACGACACTCATAACCTGTATTTATCACGTGCCTtgctaaaataataaacaaatgttcaaaataaatgttcctTCCCATTGCATGAACTGATATTTGTTAAATCAGCACAACAAATTCATGTTTGCTCTCCCAGGACTAAAGTTTGTGAACTGAAAGAAGAACTGATATTTCCATTTGGCTCTGTTGTCGCTCAAACCAAAAGGCATTTCCTTtccatttagttttcatttgtaATAAGATCAGATGCAACCTCAGCTGTCAACATACTGTGAACCCTAGCAGCTCAAGATGCATTAAAATAACCCTAAACTCTCTTTTACAGACTTCTAAGGGGTCAGATATCTACAGTGCCTGGAGAGAAACTAAACGAATCGAGGAAATCCAATCATGCCCATGCGCTGCAACATGCTCACACACTTCCCCCCTCTTTAATGTCTGACATTTCTATGCAAACAAAATCAAGTGCAGCCTGATCACAGATCTAAACAGCTGCAGCCTCGACCTCCTGATACAGCAAATCAACTGGTGCTCACACTTGATACGCAGCACCGACATATGGTGTTGATTTGGCAAAGGAAGGAGGTAAACAGGCAGCAGTGAATGATTGTGGGAACAGTTGCAAGAGTGAGTGAAAACTATTTTCTACTGCAGAAGTGCCCAT
The nucleotide sequence above comes from Mugil cephalus isolate CIBA_MC_2020 chromosome 2, CIBA_Mcephalus_1.1, whole genome shotgun sequence. Encoded proteins:
- the epn3b gene encoding epsin-3 isoform X2 — its product is MTTSALRRQVKNIVHNYSEAEIKVREATSNDPWGPSSSLMSEIADLTFNVVAFAEVMGMVWKRLNDSGKNWRHVYKALTLLDYLLKTGSERVGQQCRENAFTIQTLRDFQYVDRDGRDQGANVREKARQLVCLLRDEERLRQERSQALKTKERMAGGGSGGGGGVYGGIPPSYHPGRRTSQPSMAVLYGEEFSRSRGSPSSFNSSSSSPRAASDLEQARPQTSGEEELQLQLALAMSREESQKEQRCRQGDESLLQKALDESRRESQSGPCESAMLDLVDIFGSSSEPPAPPGDPWNSAQPNSNTTSDPWDSVAVQSSTPVIGSPWAAPPSSSSKSNPWAPCANSPTDPWEAAPASSSPVNQEWDSPTDGDHDGTHPFTAQEEEKPKQEAPQVSSPQPASPTDSELFGPRSESDPFSDSRPDPFGTDPAVKPQVNGRESASPEMFDLARLGPPLSAPPARLCRTPEAFLGPTGASLVNLDALIPPTPPSKTHNNPFLSGLSAPSPTNPFHCDQPRLTLNQMRPSSTSPLPPHMLSYSPSLPLPLLHRPPVLPSSFTQPPAGLLDLPSNLPQPLLPLSPRPAPRTQSQTQTHSHNPFL
- the epn3b gene encoding epsin-3 isoform X1, with the protein product MSGGHALRRQVKNIVHNYSEAEIKVREATSNDPWGPSSSLMSEIADLTFNVVAFAEVMGMVWKRLNDSGKNWRHVYKALTLLDYLLKTGSERVGQQCRENAFTIQTLRDFQYVDRDGRDQGANVREKARQLVCLLRDEERLRQERSQALKTKERMAGGGSGGGGGVYGGIPPSYHPGRRTSQPSMAVLYGEEFSRSRGSPSSFNSSSSSPRAASDLEQARPQTSGEEELQLQLALAMSREESQKEQRCRQGDESLLQKALDESRRESQSGPCESAMLDLVDIFGSSSEPPAPPGDPWNSAQPNSNTTSDPWDSVAVQSSTPVIGSPWAAPPSSSSKSNPWAPCANSPTDPWEAAPASSSPVNQEWDSPTDGDHDGTHPFTAQEEEKPKQEAPQVSSPQPASPTDSELFGPRSESDPFSDSRPDPFGTDPAVKPQVNGRESASPEMFDLARLGPPLSAPPARLCRTPEAFLGPTGASLVNLDALIPPTPPSKTHNNPFLSGLSAPSPTNPFHCDQPRLTLNQMRPSSTSPLPPHMLSYSPSLPLPLLHRPPVLPSSFTQPPAGLLDLPSNLPQPLLPLSPRPAPRTQSQTQTHSHNPFL